From Paenibacillus sp. V4I7, one genomic window encodes:
- a CDS encoding ABC transporter substrate-binding protein — MKPRKTMGLLLTSAMLLFSVACSNTEKVPTNASKPEATKESTSATKAPAATPADKKITLGFSQVGAESGWRSANTKSVQDSAKEAGFDLKFSDAQQKQENQIKAIRTFIQQKVDVISFSPVVESGWDTVLKEAKDAGIPVILTDRAVDSKDTSLYQTFIGSDFVEEGRRAGKWLVDTYKGAKEPVNIVELQGTTGSAPANDRKSGFEEVIKSNANLKVIASQTGDFTRAKGKEVMQAFLKAHKDIDVLYAHNDDMALGAIQAIEAAGLKPGKDIIIISIDGVKDGFVAASEGKINFIVECNPLLGPQLMQAVRDVVASKQLPKRIVTKEGVFTSEDAKRELPNRQY, encoded by the coding sequence ATGAAACCAAGAAAAACAATGGGGTTGCTCTTAACTTCGGCAATGCTATTATTCTCAGTAGCTTGCAGTAATACGGAAAAAGTCCCCACTAATGCAAGCAAGCCGGAAGCGACAAAAGAGAGTACGAGTGCCACGAAAGCCCCGGCGGCAACTCCGGCAGACAAGAAGATTACCTTAGGCTTTTCCCAAGTTGGCGCGGAGAGCGGCTGGAGATCGGCGAATACGAAGTCTGTACAAGACTCGGCAAAAGAAGCGGGATTCGACCTGAAATTCTCTGACGCACAGCAAAAACAAGAAAACCAAATAAAAGCGATTCGCACATTTATCCAGCAAAAAGTGGATGTAATCTCGTTCTCTCCGGTTGTTGAATCCGGTTGGGATACAGTGCTGAAGGAAGCCAAAGATGCAGGGATTCCGGTGATTTTAACAGACCGTGCCGTAGATTCCAAAGATACTTCGCTTTATCAAACTTTCATTGGTTCTGACTTTGTTGAAGAAGGACGCCGGGCAGGCAAGTGGCTCGTGGACACGTATAAAGGCGCAAAGGAACCAGTAAATATCGTGGAGCTGCAAGGTACAACAGGCTCCGCACCGGCGAACGATCGGAAATCCGGCTTCGAAGAAGTGATAAAATCCAACGCAAATCTGAAAGTAATTGCTTCCCAGACAGGCGACTTTACTCGTGCTAAAGGTAAAGAAGTTATGCAAGCATTCCTGAAGGCTCATAAGGACATCGATGTTCTTTATGCTCATAACGATGATATGGCCCTCGGAGCAATTCAAGCGATCGAGGCGGCGGGATTAAAGCCAGGTAAAGACATCATCATCATCTCCATTGACGGCGTAAAGGACGGTTTCGTTGCGGCAAGCGAAGGGAAAATCAACTTTATCGTAGAGTGTAACCCATTGCTCGGACCGCAATTGATGCAAGCGGTACGTGATGTTGTAGCCAGCAAACAGCTACCTAAGAGGATCGTAACCAAGGAAGGCGTATTTACATCGGAGGATGCTAAGCGGGAACTTCCGAACCGCCAGTACTAA
- a CDS encoding DUF418 domain-containing protein — MLTRSFYWASYSVILLHQVIPAMALGIWASRKKLLDHPEQHRGLPLRTAAVGLALSTFGGIPLALMSSLYWNYPSEATTAIAGSLHTVTGYAGGIGWAALIGFIAGSPRTIRSKLTMAIAALGQRSLTFYIFQSIVFFIVFADGIGGLGAIGNQLSSDIVAWLTWIVFIIIAEFMQRANYSGPAEKLLRRLTYRK, encoded by the coding sequence ATGCTGACTCGATCGTTTTACTGGGCTTCCTACAGTGTGATTCTACTGCATCAAGTTATACCGGCTATGGCACTTGGCATCTGGGCAAGTCGTAAGAAGCTGCTGGACCATCCGGAGCAACACCGCGGCCTCCCCTTGCGGACGGCAGCTGTTGGCCTTGCGCTGTCCACATTTGGCGGCATACCGCTAGCGCTTATGTCCTCGCTGTATTGGAATTACCCTTCAGAAGCAACAACAGCCATTGCAGGTTCCTTACATACCGTTACCGGCTATGCTGGCGGAATCGGCTGGGCTGCTCTTATCGGATTTATCGCTGGGAGCCCAAGAACAATACGCAGCAAGCTGACAATGGCTATCGCAGCTCTTGGCCAGCGATCGTTAACGTTTTATATTTTCCAATCTATCGTGTTCTTTATCGTATTTGCGGATGGAATTGGCGGTCTAGGCGCTATCGGCAATCAACTCAGCAGCGACATTGTCGCCTGGCTGACATGGATTGTCTTCATAATAATTGCCGAGTTTATGCAGCGCGCTAACTACTCTGGCCCCGCCGAGAAGCTGTTACGCCGATTGACTTACCGAAAGTAG
- a CDS encoding pyridoxamine 5'-phosphate oxidase family protein, whose protein sequence is MFPLRNVKRSSTDTDKIQLFLKQAQIGFLGLSSEDVPYVIPLNFSWLNNAIYFHGAEEGRKITYIEQNPRACFTISENYGTITSPIPAKTDTAFMSVIIEGNLERVTDLDEATAAMQVMLDKYVPGYYDRPLGRTHLDRYVSPLGSRTAIFKLSTVSLTAKEKEEIPDRMFYEGRSVQNDRA, encoded by the coding sequence ATGTTTCCACTTCGCAATGTGAAACGAAGCTCGACGGATACCGACAAAATCCAGCTCTTTCTTAAACAAGCCCAGATTGGATTTCTCGGCCTATCTTCAGAAGATGTCCCCTATGTCATTCCACTCAACTTTTCTTGGCTGAACAACGCCATTTATTTTCATGGGGCGGAAGAAGGAAGAAAAATAACTTATATCGAGCAAAACCCACGAGCCTGTTTCACCATCAGCGAAAATTACGGAACCATCACGAGTCCGATACCCGCCAAAACGGATACCGCCTTTATGAGTGTCATCATCGAAGGCAACTTGGAACGCGTAACCGATTTAGACGAAGCGACAGCCGCTATGCAGGTCATGCTGGACAAATATGTGCCAGGCTATTATGATCGGCCGCTGGGGCGGACTCATTTGGATCGATACGTTTCCCCGCTAGGTAGTAGAACCGCCATCTTTAAATTAAGCACGGTCTCCTTGACGGCCAAAGAGAAAGAAGAAATCCCGGATCGCATGTTCTATGAAGGTAGAAGCGTTCAGAACGACAGGGCGTAA
- a CDS encoding ABC transporter permease, translated as MLKHHLFWPLSVLGALLLFNLLYAPEFFSIIMRDGHLYGSLIDILNFGSPLIIVAIGMTLVIATKGIDLSVGSVVAIAGAIACLTISQGDGQNAISLVLIAIGIALVLSIILGVWNGFLVAGIGMQPIIATLILMVAGRGVAQLITDGQIITVSNEPYKYIGSGSLATLPFSIFIVAALFLVASILTRKTSLGLFIESVGCKPEASRLAGIRSKTVMFAVYMFCGLCAGIAGLILSSNVSSADGNNAGLWYELDAILAVVIGGTSLNGGRFYLMGTLIGALIIQTLTTTIYMIGVPPEITLVVKAIVVLIVCLVQSESFRKTLISRWKTRHYPAESEVKQHA; from the coding sequence ATGCTAAAGCATCACTTATTTTGGCCGCTATCGGTATTAGGCGCGCTGTTACTATTCAATTTATTATATGCTCCGGAATTCTTTTCCATTATCATGCGGGATGGACATTTATACGGGAGTCTAATTGATATTCTAAATTTTGGCTCCCCCTTAATTATTGTGGCAATCGGGATGACGCTGGTCATCGCCACCAAGGGGATCGATTTGTCGGTCGGTTCGGTAGTGGCCATCGCTGGAGCCATAGCCTGTTTAACCATAAGTCAAGGCGATGGACAGAATGCCATAAGCCTTGTGCTCATTGCTATTGGGATTGCGTTGGTCCTGTCCATCATACTTGGTGTATGGAATGGATTCTTAGTCGCAGGCATCGGTATGCAACCGATTATTGCCACATTGATTCTGATGGTCGCCGGGCGTGGAGTGGCACAACTCATCACAGACGGCCAGATCATAACCGTTTCCAATGAGCCGTATAAATATATCGGTTCGGGCTCGTTAGCAACGCTTCCGTTTTCTATCTTTATAGTGGCAGCGCTCTTTCTTGTTGCCTCTATTCTAACCAGAAAGACTTCGCTGGGGCTCTTTATTGAATCGGTTGGCTGTAAGCCGGAGGCGAGTCGCCTTGCCGGAATTCGATCAAAAACGGTCATGTTTGCCGTATACATGTTCTGCGGTTTATGCGCCGGCATAGCCGGATTAATTCTTAGCTCAAACGTATCCAGCGCGGATGGTAATAATGCAGGGCTTTGGTACGAGCTTGATGCCATTCTTGCGGTAGTTATTGGAGGCACTTCCCTGAACGGAGGACGGTTTTACTTAATGGGCACCTTGATTGGGGCGCTTATCATTCAAACGTTAACGACGACAATTTATATGATCGGCGTTCCGCCTGAGATTACACTTGTAGTAAAAGCAATCGTCGTTTTAATTGTATGCCTGGTTCAATCCGAATCGTTCCGTAAAACGCTCATTTCTCGATGGAAGACCCGTCATTATCCAGCAGAAAGTGAGGTCAAACAACATGCTTAA
- a CDS encoding sugar ABC transporter ATP-binding protein, with translation MNNIRPILQMTGIHKQFPGVKALSGVNFRLFPGEVHALMGENGAGKSTLIKVLTGVYSIDQGTVDLAQKTIKISSPQDAQSAGISTVYQEVNLCLNLSVAENIYIGREPRQFGRIVWKEMYRNAEELLKKRMNLEIDVMQPLHTYSVAVQQLIAIARALSFSAKVLILDEPTSSLDRGEVLQLFSVMTRLKSEGLAILFVTHFLDQVYDISDRITILRNGEFIGEYMAKELPRIELVSKMIGKDIHLLEEIPNISSGEQMKDEVLLQATNFGKRGSIEPIDLTIHRGEVVGLAGLLGSGRTELARLIFAADRADSGEIKLSGSKGAIQTPRHAIDQSIAFCSENRKVEGIIDDLTVRENIILALQATQGWFKTISRKRQDEIADQYIRTLNINPPNPEHLIKNLSGGNQQKVLLARWLLIQPKLLILDEPTRGIDIGAKAEIQRLVLSLAQKGMSVLFISSELEEVLRVSDRIVVLRDRRKVQEMIGDDISQKNVMTAIAGG, from the coding sequence ATGAATAACATTCGGCCAATTTTGCAAATGACAGGGATTCACAAACAGTTTCCCGGTGTAAAGGCATTGTCCGGCGTTAATTTCCGATTGTTTCCCGGGGAAGTCCATGCATTGATGGGTGAGAACGGAGCGGGTAAATCTACACTGATTAAAGTGCTGACAGGTGTCTATTCGATAGATCAGGGAACCGTTGATCTGGCTCAGAAGACGATAAAAATAAGCAGTCCGCAGGATGCTCAAAGTGCCGGTATCAGTACAGTGTATCAAGAGGTTAATCTTTGCTTAAATCTTTCCGTGGCGGAAAATATATATATCGGACGTGAACCGCGCCAATTCGGACGAATTGTATGGAAAGAGATGTATCGCAATGCCGAAGAACTGCTGAAGAAAAGAATGAACCTTGAAATCGATGTGATGCAGCCTCTCCATACATATTCGGTTGCCGTACAACAGTTGATTGCAATTGCCAGAGCGTTGAGTTTTTCCGCTAAAGTACTTATTTTAGACGAGCCGACGTCAAGTCTGGATCGAGGCGAAGTCTTACAGCTTTTCTCGGTGATGACAAGACTAAAGAGTGAGGGCTTGGCCATCCTGTTCGTTACGCATTTTTTAGATCAAGTTTATGACATTTCGGATCGAATAACCATTCTCCGTAACGGAGAATTTATTGGGGAATATATGGCTAAAGAGCTTCCTCGCATAGAACTGGTATCTAAGATGATCGGGAAAGATATTCATCTTCTCGAGGAAATTCCGAACATTTCCAGCGGGGAACAAATGAAGGACGAAGTTTTGCTTCAGGCTACCAATTTTGGGAAAAGAGGATCCATTGAACCGATAGACTTAACCATTCATAGGGGAGAAGTTGTCGGTCTTGCCGGACTTTTGGGATCGGGGAGGACTGAACTTGCGAGACTTATCTTTGCAGCTGACCGGGCGGATTCAGGGGAAATAAAGCTGTCCGGGTCCAAAGGCGCTATACAAACGCCAAGACATGCAATTGATCAATCCATCGCCTTTTGCTCCGAAAACCGGAAGGTAGAAGGCATTATTGACGATTTGACGGTAAGGGAAAATATAATCTTGGCGCTGCAGGCAACCCAAGGCTGGTTCAAGACGATCTCTCGAAAACGTCAGGATGAAATTGCGGACCAGTATATTCGTACGCTAAACATTAATCCTCCTAACCCTGAACATCTTATTAAAAATTTAAGCGGGGGCAACCAACAGAAGGTGCTGCTTGCCCGTTGGCTGTTGATTCAGCCCAAACTGTTGATCTTGGATGAACCTACAAGAGGAATCGATATCGGAGCCAAGGCAGAAATTCAGAGGTTGGTTTTATCCTTAGCTCAAAAAGGCATGTCCGTTTTATTTATCTCATCCGAATTAGAAGAAGTGCTGCGGGTTAGCGACCGAATTGTCGTCCTTCGCGACCGGCGCAAGGTTCAAGAAATGATTGGCGACGATATCAGCCAAAAAAATGTCATGACGGCGATTGCGGGAGGGTGA
- a CDS encoding response regulator — MKKVLLVDDEILIRETIRDCIDWEKEGFIYCGDAPDGEVALPLIEQVQPDIIITDILMPFMNGLELSSIVRKKMPDVKIIILTGHGEFEYARSALRMGVEEYCLKPLSAAEIITMLQVVSTKIDKEREEKARIEKLKQTESDKEVISQDKLLNDLCSGFIMTSEAIHLSTSLHLSLLAHYYVVAMMDIRYPGPSSSIQSDTLQESELLLIDTCRSLQQNNHHLMFQRSRTETVWILKGDSLDQLQQELQSFKETQQMISEESSGISVSVSVGIGSVQDRLQNVHLSFLEAEEDMHWRRLSRQNRHALRESFPGLLDPSLFLDRGKFVNFLKIGSPTQLEPFIKEYAIALKDINWHAAAIGYYILNDLTLEVFRSAKDMYRHLSVPEETLNRLQQQIGTIRSWQDTCFYLTELTEQFWSWRSRLYDKYGEMLIKVKEYIQCNYDKDSISLQVAAEHVEVSASHLSKVFSQETGQTFIEYLTQTRIRKAMELLKTTSAKSFEIAYQVGYNDAHYFSNLFKRVTGMTTKEFRKNGLHDASLSRSEGEQLRVL, encoded by the coding sequence ATGAAGAAAGTGCTGCTAGTCGACGACGAGATTTTAATTAGAGAGACGATAAGGGATTGTATCGATTGGGAAAAAGAGGGCTTTATTTACTGTGGGGATGCGCCCGATGGCGAAGTCGCTCTTCCGCTTATTGAGCAGGTTCAACCTGATATTATAATTACCGATATTTTAATGCCCTTCATGAACGGCCTGGAACTAAGCAGTATCGTGCGAAAAAAAATGCCTGATGTGAAAATCATCATATTAACCGGTCACGGAGAGTTCGAATATGCTAGAAGCGCCTTGCGTATGGGTGTGGAAGAATATTGTCTTAAACCGCTTAGTGCTGCGGAAATCATCACGATGCTCCAAGTAGTCAGCACGAAGATTGATAAAGAACGTGAAGAAAAAGCCCGAATTGAAAAACTGAAGCAAACGGAAAGCGATAAAGAGGTAATCTCGCAAGACAAGCTGCTGAATGACTTGTGCAGCGGCTTCATTATGACATCCGAGGCGATTCATCTCAGCACCTCACTTCATCTAAGTCTATTGGCCCATTACTATGTCGTCGCCATGATGGATATTCGTTATCCCGGTCCATCCTCTTCCATACAATCTGACACTTTACAAGAGAGTGAGCTGCTGTTGATTGATACATGCAGGAGCCTGCAGCAAAATAACCATCACTTAATGTTCCAACGAAGCCGCACGGAAACTGTTTGGATCCTTAAAGGAGATTCACTGGATCAGCTGCAGCAAGAGCTTCAGAGCTTTAAAGAAACTCAGCAGATGATATCGGAGGAATCATCCGGTATATCCGTTTCCGTGTCTGTCGGTATAGGAAGTGTCCAGGATCGTTTACAAAATGTCCATTTATCGTTCTTGGAGGCTGAAGAGGACATGCATTGGCGGAGGCTCTCACGGCAAAATCGGCATGCCCTCCGGGAAAGTTTTCCAGGCTTACTTGACCCGTCGCTTTTTCTGGATCGGGGTAAATTCGTCAATTTTCTAAAAATCGGCAGTCCTACGCAGTTAGAACCGTTCATCAAAGAATATGCTATTGCGCTAAAGGATATAAATTGGCATGCTGCAGCCATCGGTTATTACATCCTAAACGACTTAACACTGGAGGTATTTCGCTCCGCCAAAGATATGTATCGACATCTATCAGTTCCGGAAGAGACGCTTAACCGATTGCAGCAGCAGATCGGGACGATCCGTTCCTGGCAAGATACTTGTTTCTACTTAACCGAACTGACTGAGCAGTTCTGGTCCTGGCGCTCTCGGTTATACGATAAGTATGGGGAAATGCTAATTAAGGTGAAGGAATATATCCAGTGCAATTACGATAAAGACTCAATCTCCCTTCAGGTTGCAGCAGAGCATGTGGAGGTTAGTGCGAGCCACTTGAGCAAGGTTTTCAGCCAGGAAACTGGCCAAACTTTTATCGAATATTTAACGCAAACCCGTATTCGAAAAGCGATGGAGCTCCTCAAAACCACTTCTGCGAAGTCTTTTGAAATCGCCTATCAAGTCGGGTACAATGATGCTCACTACTTTTCCAATTTGTTTAAGAGAGTCACAGGAATGACGACCAAAGAATTCAGGAAAAATGGTTTGCATGATGCATCTCTGAGCCGTTCGGAAGGAGAACAACTGCGTGTGCTTTAG
- a CDS encoding thioredoxin family protein: MERIQTQQQFQEKINGEGYTIMKFDATWCHDCKNLERFIGDIINEHSDKQFYAVDSEQFEELTEKYDVRGIPSLLVFKNGEKLAHLHSKFAKTPAQIREYLDTIN; the protein is encoded by the coding sequence ATGGAACGTATTCAAACACAACAGCAATTTCAAGAGAAAATCAACGGTGAAGGCTACACGATTATGAAATTCGATGCGACTTGGTGTCATGATTGTAAAAATTTAGAGCGATTTATCGGTGACATTATAAACGAACATTCGGATAAGCAATTCTATGCGGTTGATTCCGAGCAATTCGAAGAGCTTACCGAAAAATATGACGTCAGAGGAATTCCCAGCTTGCTGGTATTTAAGAATGGGGAGAAATTAGCGCATCTGCACAGCAAATTTGCAAAGACCCCTGCACAAATCCGAGAGTATTTGGATACGATCAATTGA
- a CDS encoding sensor histidine kinase: MVLIRRITSSLRAKLLTMFVILTCVPLISVGLISYQKSFNTVFTNSKSATMLLADQLARDIDNLFMDTSKLLELEKNPKLLHFLFSQNDTYEDSKEILKTMASYRQTYRYESVLNITMINLYGRGISERKGVFQLDRNPLRNTYFTYLMHHPDDVLNIPSSGVSELERLDGFHYKNHNVISIISTVKQRVTNEVIGFIIIDLDDSIVKRFCDNVTIGKNGFFYVVDESGKPIFKPSQMSGLTKLPNVEQLSAILAGPENHFIDASEGKPRFVFASPSKLTGWNIVGLVPLQEIVEEANSIRQLIIISVVLSIIFAFTLHYFVSNRLTRPVNILKKKMQLAASGFLEAKVTPTGTDEIADLGNSFNIMLGKIRMLLDQSIKEQQEMKKSELRALQAQINPHFLYNTLDSILWMAEAGKKEQVIQLVIALSRLFRISLSKGRDWIPIEKELEHLQSYLTIQQIRYRDILDYEIFIDSSLYAFPILKMTLQPIVENALYHGLKNKRSKGMIRIYSYAEENKHILLNVEDNGIGMSEARLEQLRNGLMEPNLPEITGNEVSGGFGLHNVQRRLRLYYGESYGVQVYSKEGEGTTVTIRIPMKDWSEFQ, translated from the coding sequence ATGGTGCTTATTCGGAGAATTACTTCCAGCCTGCGTGCGAAGCTTCTGACCATGTTCGTTATTTTGACTTGTGTGCCACTGATATCCGTTGGTCTTATTTCTTATCAAAAATCGTTTAACACCGTATTTACCAACAGCAAATCAGCTACCATGCTGCTCGCCGATCAGTTGGCCAGGGATATTGATAACCTGTTTATGGATACAAGTAAGCTCCTTGAATTAGAAAAGAACCCGAAACTCCTCCATTTCCTATTCTCACAAAACGATACATACGAAGACTCAAAGGAAATTCTGAAAACAATGGCTTCCTATAGACAAACCTATCGGTATGAGAGTGTGCTGAACATAACCATGATCAATTTGTACGGGCGAGGAATTAGCGAACGAAAAGGCGTTTTCCAGTTAGACCGAAATCCGCTTCGCAACACATATTTCACCTATCTTATGCATCATCCGGATGATGTTCTGAATATTCCTTCTTCTGGCGTATCCGAATTAGAACGTTTGGACGGATTTCACTATAAAAATCATAATGTCATTTCCATCATTTCCACAGTCAAGCAGCGGGTGACTAATGAAGTGATTGGATTTATTATCATCGATTTGGATGACAGTATCGTGAAACGGTTCTGTGATAACGTAACGATTGGAAAAAATGGCTTCTTCTATGTTGTCGACGAATCGGGCAAACCCATCTTTAAACCGTCCCAAATGAGCGGCCTTACGAAATTGCCTAATGTCGAGCAACTATCGGCCATACTTGCCGGACCGGAAAACCATTTCATAGATGCATCGGAGGGGAAGCCCAGATTCGTCTTCGCCTCTCCCTCGAAATTGACGGGATGGAACATTGTCGGCCTGGTGCCTCTTCAAGAAATTGTAGAAGAAGCCAACTCCATTCGGCAGCTTATTATTATCAGTGTAGTGCTGAGTATTATATTCGCCTTCACACTTCATTACTTTGTATCGAATCGTCTAACCCGGCCGGTTAATATCTTAAAGAAAAAAATGCAGCTTGCCGCCTCTGGTTTTCTCGAAGCTAAAGTGACGCCGACAGGAACGGATGAGATCGCCGACCTTGGAAATAGCTTTAACATTATGCTTGGCAAAATTCGGATGCTGCTCGATCAGAGCATTAAGGAGCAGCAAGAAATGAAGAAGTCCGAGCTTCGTGCGCTGCAGGCACAAATCAACCCCCATTTCTTGTATAACACGTTGGATTCTATTCTATGGATGGCCGAGGCCGGCAAGAAGGAGCAGGTGATTCAGCTCGTAATTGCCCTGTCGCGACTTTTCCGGATCAGTTTGAGCAAAGGCAGGGATTGGATTCCCATAGAAAAGGAGCTTGAACATTTACAAAGCTATTTGACTATCCAACAAATTCGTTATCGGGATATATTGGATTATGAGATCTTCATAGATTCAAGCCTCTACGCGTTTCCAATATTGAAGATGACGCTGCAGCCAATTGTTGAGAATGCCCTTTATCACGGCCTTAAGAACAAACGGAGCAAAGGAATGATTCGCATATATAGCTACGCGGAAGAAAACAAACATATTTTGTTGAATGTGGAAGATAACGGAATTGGAATGTCGGAAGCTCGGCTGGAACAACTTCGTAACGGTTTGATGGAGCCGAATTTGCCGGAAATCACCGGAAATGAAGTATCAGGCGGTTTTGGGCTTCATAATGTACAACGGCGGCTTCGCTTGTATTATGGAGAATCATATGGCGTTCAAGTGTACAGCAAGGAAGGTGAAGGAACTACGGTTACCATTCGAATACCGATGAAGGATTGGAGTGAGTTCCAATGA
- a CDS encoding substrate-binding domain-containing protein has protein sequence MCFRYMFIRNLFLLFLLVFTLASCKVSEPSNDPAFDSSPLQEATKASDKERKVTSTFGILYPMANPFYEMITELVEQAAEPQSIKLIIKAPDEINLEQQILMMETMIKQKVDGIAISPIDPVALAPVINKAVSLGIPVICFETDVPASKRLSYIGTDSYNEGYLMGAIIKRFLKGKGMIMVEGGLSKASQQKRRLEGMLQYLKWNTEIQVLEIRFNEGQSDRDLSNLEEMIDQHPHFDALVSLDFISSSNSILIWKAQGLKRDSLTFGMSPEVKEALLNGQITSVISENEHLWGQWIIQQLLLASEEKNVPAFIDTGLQEVTLADLPLSNIR, from the coding sequence GTGTGCTTTAGATACATGTTCATTCGAAATCTATTTTTACTGTTTCTTTTGGTATTCACCTTAGCCTCCTGTAAAGTGTCAGAACCTTCTAATGACCCTGCCTTCGATAGTTCGCCGCTTCAAGAAGCGACAAAAGCCTCGGATAAGGAACGTAAAGTCACAAGTACTTTCGGTATCCTGTATCCGATGGCGAATCCTTTTTACGAGATGATTACCGAACTTGTAGAGCAGGCTGCCGAGCCCCAGTCCATTAAACTGATTATCAAAGCACCGGATGAGATTAATTTGGAGCAGCAAATTCTGATGATGGAAACCATGATCAAGCAAAAGGTGGACGGCATCGCGATTAGCCCTATCGATCCGGTAGCACTTGCTCCAGTCATCAATAAAGCTGTCTCTCTCGGTATTCCGGTTATTTGCTTTGAAACCGATGTGCCGGCTAGCAAACGACTTTCTTATATCGGGACGGATTCTTACAATGAAGGCTACTTGATGGGAGCAATCATTAAGCGGTTTCTGAAAGGAAAAGGGATGATTATGGTGGAAGGCGGATTATCCAAAGCGTCCCAACAGAAGCGCCGATTAGAAGGAATGCTTCAATATTTAAAATGGAATACTGAAATTCAAGTGCTGGAGATTCGCTTCAACGAAGGACAAAGCGACCGTGATTTAAGCAACTTGGAGGAAATGATCGACCAACATCCCCATTTTGATGCATTAGTATCCTTAGACTTTATTTCCAGCTCTAATTCCATCCTCATATGGAAAGCGCAAGGTCTTAAACGTGATTCACTAACCTTCGGCATGTCACCTGAGGTTAAAGAAGCCTTGTTGAACGGTCAAATCACATCCGTCATTTCGGAAAACGAACACTTATGGGGCCAATGGATTATCCAACAATTGCTTCTGGCTTCTGAGGAAAAAAACGTTCCCGCCTTTATCGATACAGGGCTTCAGGAAGTGACACTTGCAGATTTGCCCCTTTCTAATATCCGTTAA